The following coding sequences are from one Betaproteobacteria bacterium window:
- a CDS encoding Fic family protein: MRRKLNEADILEAIKALRAEGLDGVSSSVIHAHVGGSYATVGRLLDKLVQQNALIRKGKARATRYFAAPVDVPTIEAVQAGIGVSATVSPGWSAQARAVFDHLDRPLGLRPPVTYQRGFVDDYTPNESFLLPRELAETLAQEGRMQGQQPAGTYARKVLEQLLIDLSWSSSRLEGNTYSLLATEELFKSGAAPTDLEGVMLLNHKRAIEFLVDAVPSYGLTDSVIRNLHALLMQDLLADSAGLGAIRTKVVNISHTTYVPSQVPQLLEEMTSLIVGKASYIKNPIEAAFFLWVNLAYLQPFEDGNKRTSRLAANIPLMLYNCAPLAFLDVDPQDYAKAMLGVYELLDVTIAAELFAWTYRRSIRKYQVILEAMGSPDAFRVRHREHLSEAVQRIVRDGQSLQQVASDISVPPEEAGAFREMLEAELNALTPYNCARYRITLGEAQAWIERGRPR; this comes from the coding sequence ATGCGGCGCAAGCTCAACGAGGCAGACATTCTCGAAGCCATCAAGGCCTTGCGTGCCGAAGGCCTTGACGGTGTGTCTTCCTCCGTAATTCACGCTCACGTGGGCGGGAGCTACGCGACAGTCGGTCGCCTGTTGGACAAGCTCGTCCAACAAAACGCCCTGATCCGCAAGGGCAAGGCTCGAGCCACCCGATACTTCGCGGCGCCGGTCGACGTGCCCACAATCGAGGCCGTACAGGCCGGGATCGGAGTGTCCGCCACCGTCTCGCCGGGATGGTCGGCGCAGGCTCGCGCTGTCTTCGACCACCTAGACCGCCCCTTGGGCCTCCGCCCTCCCGTTACCTATCAGCGTGGGTTTGTCGACGACTACACGCCCAATGAGTCGTTCCTGTTGCCGCGCGAGCTGGCAGAGACGCTGGCGCAGGAAGGAAGGATGCAAGGCCAGCAACCAGCGGGCACCTATGCCCGCAAGGTGCTGGAACAGCTCCTCATCGATCTTTCGTGGTCGTCTTCGCGACTGGAGGGCAACACCTACAGCCTGCTCGCGACGGAAGAGCTGTTCAAGAGCGGTGCTGCGCCAACCGATCTGGAAGGCGTCATGCTCCTCAACCACAAGCGCGCCATCGAGTTCCTCGTCGACGCCGTGCCCAGCTACGGCCTCACGGACAGCGTTATTCGCAATCTGCACGCGTTGCTCATGCAAGACCTGCTGGCCGACTCAGCCGGCCTGGGCGCGATTCGGACCAAGGTCGTCAACATCTCCCATACGACGTACGTCCCCTCGCAGGTCCCTCAACTCCTCGAGGAGATGACCTCGCTCATCGTCGGCAAGGCCTCGTACATCAAGAATCCGATCGAGGCGGCGTTTTTTCTCTGGGTGAATCTGGCCTATCTGCAACCCTTCGAGGATGGCAACAAGCGCACGAGCCGACTAGCGGCCAATATTCCGTTGATGCTTTACAACTGCGCGCCGCTTGCCTTCCTCGATGTCGACCCGCAGGATTATGCAAAGGCCATGCTGGGCGTCTATGAACTGCTCGATGTCACGATCGCCGCCGAGCTATTCGCCTGGACGTATCGACGCTCGATCCGCAAGTATCAGGTGATACTAGAGGCGATGGGATCGCCTGATGCTTTCCGCGTGCGGCATCGCGAACATTTGAGTGAAGCTGTGCAGCGAATCGTCCGAGACGGACAGTCACTTCAGCAAGTCGCCTCTGATATCAGCGTGCCGCCAGAGGAAGCGGGCGCGTTCAGGGAAATGCTTGAAGCCGAGCTCAATGCTCTCACGCCGTACAACTGTGCGCGGTATCGGATTACCCTAGGAGAGGCGCAGGCGTGGATTGAGCGCGGACGGCCTCGATGA